The following proteins are encoded in a genomic region of Vulpes vulpes isolate BD-2025 chromosome X, VulVul3, whole genome shotgun sequence:
- the NEXMIF gene encoding neurite extension and migration factor isoform X1: MDNQQDKAVVASANGENTLINGVKENDSEDQDVAVKSLAALEAAAPIQPIPIVQKETLMYPRGLLPLSSKKPCMQSPPSPLGLIEAPEHAANSASVNAISLTSGVAKSLHTWSLPSECEKAPFAIMEPAGMSALNGDCLMQPSRTCLGCFMESKDAVDPEPGISLKVGDLNKDYETCAVSDIGIQCINAGENMKYGEQLLSDQLLGFPLHKSRAGEKREAEKSDIDLEDPAQKSYYEALLLDKCNTEEALLANSNQDWGYFETFISESKIELLDLCSKNELSVNLFSEEDVDNYMFDDDESTLGSDVCSLKIRYESFQDNVRDKTTLLMQEDAQFNFFPSVFTTCPKRESKSGVLKQNSDLSQFKVPDVNIIWGEEDKNLDKKKGKEEGQEYKGIEKKDEKDNGEKSALNKPCSGTELGQFKNPKQGHLDNSLEASGNFGDDNSFIEVSYDAMGEIKDCSRYMARGTNSGSSSSQQNYGLRAKRKVRYSEDYLYDVDSLEGEKVNERKEWLPGGSKEEDDDEWCPKKRRKVTRKEPPVIIKYIIINRFKGEKNMLVKLGRVDSSETTVNLSENQLNKYAKLAPLKGFWQKKKKQRNSNTDSNKIPLCQKQNFEPGSFEVSFLPPARKRKSKLGNRHRIQRIPSVETSASSKQISLCSDQKQGSARKEDGGLKGTLKSTPLAVPSCANGLHLNDVTGPDSVKVKAQDAGFKGPERKVLNKIKFKSEARLKSKKIKAGQENKPIVQMSPLLEDQSSMANLKNEPIPGTSNSSHLSEFHEAKVSKNSTFLPATCSSEMPLSSADVANNIPVIPGGYLQTLLDASDLSNNTGISYFTHHSPEQNEGSLTQTEKSFVPLQPVQDCVLSASSESELQQSSQNFKIESSNYGNVWPNKPTSGPPEFMAEVSREIAPTQSNEFGVSQVVSMGNNLTATTYNRICLNSSGSNCNKVLYASVQDTQLPSDDSYQLCHFNNGEICFPFQQGPANMDDDRLFSFDSMAPLSVNSSSYCSLSLKSCEKDGDDDITDDFLAHCSPKLVIQQSIDEITPLKESTDLLDISNFTPDKFRHSSLSEMSPPDTPSLSPQITRCESIKMLGTLKEFQEGIPGSLGNMEKTKWDCSTLSQQVQVNDGFALNNHQFQFHMFNDEDSVSLLQKTPCLSAFNDPSGQMSTNNKMSKSRKKSSPSKSVAMNQSSSQKNTRKKSLKANNKGIEKPPGKTSRQAPKSTKKGKYMAAINGEKMQIGIGRGGGQINSMSSTEKTLDECIQHGSPVASMKIPSQKGLSGDWTLGKESSSAWSDLNMGTNTNNLLDDDQREFQEPSYILSNIASGMADVQRFMMASIEPLWEPMEHHGDPNIFYSPESNSLKLKTLKILAGTPQEYKKKVNSGSPGATKNHRSIKGVSKSNGKAAIGDPGHANMHGYEDSRSAFFDKKYNNLSTLGNNGPTHKKLYRHKSSSKVLRDEKCKGKCVEREQVHKDEAGTASFEKLRDSDYNLLKAETAFWVLPVFEEETHIFQKDI, from the exons ATGGATAACCAACAAGATAAGGCTGTCGTTGCCTCAGCCAATGGAGAAAACACTCTGATTAATGGGGTCAAAGAAAATG atTCAGAGGACCAGGATGTGGCAGTAAAGTCACTGGCAGCTCTAGAAGCTGCTGCACCAATCCAGCCTATACCGATAGTTCAAAAAGAGACCCTGATGTATCCCAGGGGTCTCCTGCCTCTGTCTTCTAAGAAACCTTGTATGCAGAGCCCTCCATCTCCTTTGGGGCTAATTGAAGCACCTGAGCATGCTGCTAATAGTGCTTCTGTGAATGCCATCTCCCTTACATCTGGTGTTGCAAAAAGCCTGCATACATGGTCACTGCCCAGTGAGTGTGAGAAAGCTCCATTCGCCATAATGGAGCCTGCAGGCATGTCAGCTCTGAATGGGGACTGCCTCATGCAGCCAAGCCGGACTTGTTTGGGCTGCTTCATGGAATCCAAGGATGCAGTAGATCCTGAGCCAGGGATCAGTCTGAAAGTTGGTGATCTAAATAAGGATTACGAAACCTGTGCAGTTTCTGATATAGGAATTCAGTGTATTAATGCtggagaaaacatgaaatatgGAGAGCAGCTGCTCTCAGACCAGCTCCTAGGCTTCCCTTTGCACAAATCAAGGGCAGGAGAAAAACGAGAAGCTGAGAAATCTGACATCGACTTGGAGGATCCAGCTCAGAAAAGCTATTATGAGGCATTACTGTTAGACAAGTGTAATACAGAAGAGGCTTTGCTGGCAAATTCCAATCAGGATTGGGGTTACTTTGAGACTTTCATTAGTGAGAGTAAGATTGAACTGCTTGACCTCTGTTCCAAAAATGAGCTGTCTGTCAACTTATTCTCTGAAGAAGATGTGGATAACTACATGTTCGATGATGATGAGTCAACACTGGGCAGTGATGTCTGTTCCTTGAAAATTCGGTATGAGTCCTTCCAGGACAATGTTCGAGACAAGACCACCCTTCTAATGCAGGAGGATGCCCAATTCAACTTTTTTCCCAGTGTCTTTACTACCTGCCCCAAGCGGGAGTCTAAGAGTGGGGTCCTGAAACAGAACAGTGACCTTTCCCAATTCAAAGTCCCTGATGTGAATATCATCTGGGGGGAGGAGGATAAAAACTTGGAcaagaagaaaggcaaagaagagGGACAGGAATATAAGGGTATagagaaaaaggatgaaaaggatAATGGAGAAAAATCTGCCTTAAATAAACCATGCAGTGGGACTGAATTAGGGCAATTTAAGAATCCAAAGCAGGGCCATCTTGACAATTCCTTGGAGGCATCAGGGAATTTCGGTGATGACAATTCCTTCATTGAGGTTTCTTATGATGCCATGGGGGAGATCAAGGACTGTAGCCGCTATATGGCTAGGGGCACAAATTCTGGCAGCTCCTCCTCCCAGCAGAACTATGGGCTGCGAGCCAAGAGAAAAGTCAGGTACAGTGAAGATTATCTATATGACGTTGATTCACTAGAGGGTGAAAAAGTAAATGAGAGGAAAGAATGGCTTCCAGGTGGTTCcaaagaagaagatgatgatgaatgGTGtcccaaaaagagaagaaaagtaaccCGTAAGGAGCCTCCTGTTATTATCAAATACATCATCATCAATCGCTTTAAAGGTGAGAAGAACATGCTGGTGAAGTTGGGAAGGGTAGATTCCAGTGAGACAACAGTGAATTTGAGTGAGAATCAGCTCAACAAATATGCCAAGCTTGCCCCCTTGAAGGGGTTCtggcagaagaagaaaaaacagagaaacagcAACACTGACTCCAACAAGATACCCTTatgccaaaaacaaaactttgaacCAGGTAGCTTTGAGGTGTCATTTCTGCCACCTGCTCGAAAACGAAAATCTAAACTTGGCAATAGGCACAGGATTCAAAGAATCCCATCTGTGGAAACTTCAGCAAGTAGTAAGCAGATATCACTCTGCAGTGATCAGAAGCAAGGTAGTGCTCGTAAAGAAGACGGAGGCCTGAAAGGTACTCTGAAGTCAACTCCTTTGGCTGTACCCAGCTGTGCAAATGGATTGCATTTAAATGATGTCACAGGCCCTGACTCAGTAAAAGTCAAAGCCCAAGATGCAGGATTTAAGGGGCCAGAAAGGAAAGTGCTcaacaaaatcaaatttaaaagtgAAGCCAGGTTAAAATccaagaaaatcaaagctgggcAAGAAAATAAACCAATTGTTCAAATGAGCCCCCTTTTGGAAGATCAGTCCTCTATGGCTAATTTAAAGAATGAGCCTATTCCTGGGACCTCAAACAGCTCTCATCTATCTGAATTTCATGAGGCAAAGGTTTCTAAGAATTCTACTTTCTTACCAGCCACCTGTTCTTCTGAAATGCCTCTATCATCTGCTGATGTTGCCAACAACATACCTGTAATCCCTGGAGGGTATCTACAGACATTGTTAGATGCTTCTGATTTGTCAAATAATACTGGTATATCATACTTTACTCACCATTCTCCAGAGCAAAATGAAGGCAGCCTCACTCAAACGGAAAAATCTTTTGTGCCTCTCCAGCCTGTCCAGGACTGTGTGCTTTCCGCATCCTCTGAGTCTGAGCTGCAGCAGTCATCCCAAAACTTCAAAATAGAATCAAGCAACTATGGAAATGTGTGGCCCAACAAGCCTACTTCTGGCCCCCCAGAATTCATGGCTGAAGTTTCAAGGGAGATAGCTCCAACCCAATCTAATGAATTTGGAGTCTCCCAAGTAGTCTCCATGGGAAATAACCTCACAGCTACAACATACAATCGAATCTGCCTCAATAGTAGTGGCAGTAATTGCAACAAGGTCTTATATGCCTCTGTGCAAGACACCCAACTCCCATCTGATGACTCTTATCAATTATGTCACTTTAATAATGGAGAGATATGCTTTCCTTTCCAGCAGGGCCCAGCCAATATGGATGATGATCGGCTCTTTAGCTTTGATTCAATGGCCCCACTCTCTGTCAACTCAAGCAGTTATTGCTCCTTAAGCTTGAAATCCTGTGAAaaggatggtgatgatgatattACTGATGACTTCCTAGCCCATTGCAGCCCCAAGCTGGTGATCCAGCAGAGTATTGATGAGATAACACCATTAAAGGAGTCTACTGACCTCTTGGATATCTCCAACTTCACTCCTGACAAATTCCGCCACTCATCTCTCTCAGAGATGTCCCCACCTGACACCCCTAGTCTTTCCCCTCAAATTACCAGATGTGAGAGTATCAAGATGCTAGGAACACTGAAGGAGTTCCAAGAGGGCATCCCAGGATCGTTGGGCAATATGGAGAAAACCAAATGGGACTGCAGTACCCTTTCACAGCAGGTTCAAGTGAATGATGGATTTGCTTTAAATAACCATCAGTTTCAGTTCCATATGTTCAATGATGAGGATTCTGTCAGCCTGCTCCAAAAAACTCCTTGCCTATCAGCATTTAATGATCCATCTGGTCAAATGAGTACTAACAACAAAATgtcaaaatcaagaaagaaaagttcaCCCAGCAAGAGTGTGGCTATGAACCAAAGCTCTTCTCAGAAAAACACCAGGAAAAAATCTCTCAAAGCCAACAACAAAGGGATTGAAAAGCCACCTGGCAAAACCTCCCGCCAGGCCCCTAAGTCGACGAAGAAAGGGAAATACATGGCTGCAATTAATggagagaaaatgcaaattggCATTGGCCGTGGGGGAGGCCAAATCAACAGCATGTCCTCCACAGAGAAGACATTGGACGAATGTATCCAACATGGTAGCCCTGTGGCCTCCATGAAGATACCAAGTCAAAAAGGACTTTCTGGAGATTGGACTTTGGGGAAGGAGAGCAGCTCAGCCTGGAGCGACCTGAACATGGGCACCAACACCAATAACCTCCTTGATGATGACCAACGGGAATTTCAGGAGCCTTCCTATATCTTATCCAACATCGCCTCTGGTATGGCAGATGTACAGAGATTCATGATGGCCTCCATAGAGCCCCTTTGGGAACCCATGGAGCACCATGGGGATCCCAACATATTCTACTCCCCAGAGTCCAATAgtctaaaattaaaaaccctcaaaatattGGCTGGGACACCAcaggaatataagaaaaaagtcAACAGTGGGTCCCCAGGAGCCACTAAGAATCACAGGTCCATCAAGGGTGTGAGTAAAAGCAATGGGAAAGCAGCGATAGGTGATCCTGGTCATGCAAACATGCATGGTTATGAGGACTCTCGCTCTGCCTTCTTTGATAAAAAGTATAATAACCTGAGCACTTTAGGCAATAATGGACCAACACACAAAAAGTTATATCGTCACAAATCCAGCTCCAAGGTCCTGAGAGATGAGAAGTGTAAGGGAAAGTGCGTGGAGCGAGAACAGGTCCACAAGGATGAGGCTGGGACAGCTTCTTTTGAAAAACTAAG GGATTCCGACTACAATCTCCTAAAAGCAGAAACAGCATTTTGGGTTTTACCTGTGTTTGAAGAAGAAACTCATATTTTCCAGAAAGACATTTga
- the NEXMIF gene encoding neurite extension and migration factor isoform X3 — protein sequence MDNQQDKAVVASANGENTLINGVKENDSEDQDVAVKSLAALEAAAPIQPIPIVQKETLMYPRGLLPLSSKKPCMQSPPSPLGLIEAPEHAANSASVNAISLTSGVAKSLHTWSLPSECEKAPFAIMEPAGMSALNGDCLMQPSRTCLGCFMESKDAVDPEPGISLKVGDLNKDYETCAVSDIGIQCINAGENMKYGEQLLSDQLLGFPLHKSRAGEKREAEKSDIDLEDPAQKSYYEALLLDKCNTEEALLANSNQDWGYFETFISESKIELLDLCSKNELSVNLFSEEDVDNYMFDDDESTLGSDVCSLKIRYESFQDNVRDKTTLLMQEDAQFNFFPSVFTTCPKRESKSGVLKQNSDLSQFKVPDVNIIWGEEDKNLDKKKGKEEGQEYKGIEKKDEKDNGEKSALNKPCSGTELGQFKNPKQGHLDNSLEASGNFGDDNSFIEVSYDAMGEIKDCSRYMARGTNSGSSSSQQNYGLRAKRKVRYSEDYLYDVDSLEGEKVNERKEWLPGGSKEEDDDEWCPKKRRKVTRKEPPVIIKYIIINRFKGEKNMLVKLGRVDSSETTVNLSENQLNKYAKLAPLKGFWQKKKKQRNSNTDSNKIPLCQKQNFEPGSFEVSFLPPARKRKSKLGNRHRIQRIPSVETSASSKQISLCSDQKQGSARKEDGGLKGTLKSTPLAVPSCANGLHLNDVTGPDSVKVKAQDAGFKGPERKVLNKIKFKSEARLKSKKIKAGQENKPIVQMSPLLEDQSSMANLKNEPIPGTSNSSHLSEFHEAKVSKNSTFLPATCSSEMPLSSADVANNIPVIPGGYLQTLLDASDLSNNTGISYFTHHSPEQNEGSLTQTEKSFVPLQPVQDCVLSASSESELQQSSQNFKIESSNYGNVWPNKPTSGPPEFMAEVSREIAPTQSNEFGVSQVVSMGNNLTATTYNRICLNSSGSNCNKVLYASVQDTQLPSDDSYQLCHFNNGEICFPFQQGPANMDDDRLFSFDSMAPLSVNSSSYCSLSLKSCEKDGDDDITDDFLAHCSPKLVIQQSIDEITPLKESTDLLDISNFTPDKFRHSSLSEMSPPDTPSLSPQITRCESIKMLGTLKEFQEGIPGSLGNMEKTKWDCSTLSQQVQVNDGFALNNHQFQFHMFNDEDSVSLLQKTPCLSAFNDPSGQMSTNNKMSKSRKKSSPSKSVAMNQSSSQKNTRKKSLKANNKGIEKPPGKTSRQAPKSTKKGKYMAAINGEKMQIGIGRGGGQINSMSSTEKTLDECIQHGSPVASMKIPSQKGLSGDWTLGKESSSAWSDLNMGTNTNNLLDDDQREFQEPSYILSNIASGIPTTIS from the exons ATGGATAACCAACAAGATAAGGCTGTCGTTGCCTCAGCCAATGGAGAAAACACTCTGATTAATGGGGTCAAAGAAAATG atTCAGAGGACCAGGATGTGGCAGTAAAGTCACTGGCAGCTCTAGAAGCTGCTGCACCAATCCAGCCTATACCGATAGTTCAAAAAGAGACCCTGATGTATCCCAGGGGTCTCCTGCCTCTGTCTTCTAAGAAACCTTGTATGCAGAGCCCTCCATCTCCTTTGGGGCTAATTGAAGCACCTGAGCATGCTGCTAATAGTGCTTCTGTGAATGCCATCTCCCTTACATCTGGTGTTGCAAAAAGCCTGCATACATGGTCACTGCCCAGTGAGTGTGAGAAAGCTCCATTCGCCATAATGGAGCCTGCAGGCATGTCAGCTCTGAATGGGGACTGCCTCATGCAGCCAAGCCGGACTTGTTTGGGCTGCTTCATGGAATCCAAGGATGCAGTAGATCCTGAGCCAGGGATCAGTCTGAAAGTTGGTGATCTAAATAAGGATTACGAAACCTGTGCAGTTTCTGATATAGGAATTCAGTGTATTAATGCtggagaaaacatgaaatatgGAGAGCAGCTGCTCTCAGACCAGCTCCTAGGCTTCCCTTTGCACAAATCAAGGGCAGGAGAAAAACGAGAAGCTGAGAAATCTGACATCGACTTGGAGGATCCAGCTCAGAAAAGCTATTATGAGGCATTACTGTTAGACAAGTGTAATACAGAAGAGGCTTTGCTGGCAAATTCCAATCAGGATTGGGGTTACTTTGAGACTTTCATTAGTGAGAGTAAGATTGAACTGCTTGACCTCTGTTCCAAAAATGAGCTGTCTGTCAACTTATTCTCTGAAGAAGATGTGGATAACTACATGTTCGATGATGATGAGTCAACACTGGGCAGTGATGTCTGTTCCTTGAAAATTCGGTATGAGTCCTTCCAGGACAATGTTCGAGACAAGACCACCCTTCTAATGCAGGAGGATGCCCAATTCAACTTTTTTCCCAGTGTCTTTACTACCTGCCCCAAGCGGGAGTCTAAGAGTGGGGTCCTGAAACAGAACAGTGACCTTTCCCAATTCAAAGTCCCTGATGTGAATATCATCTGGGGGGAGGAGGATAAAAACTTGGAcaagaagaaaggcaaagaagagGGACAGGAATATAAGGGTATagagaaaaaggatgaaaaggatAATGGAGAAAAATCTGCCTTAAATAAACCATGCAGTGGGACTGAATTAGGGCAATTTAAGAATCCAAAGCAGGGCCATCTTGACAATTCCTTGGAGGCATCAGGGAATTTCGGTGATGACAATTCCTTCATTGAGGTTTCTTATGATGCCATGGGGGAGATCAAGGACTGTAGCCGCTATATGGCTAGGGGCACAAATTCTGGCAGCTCCTCCTCCCAGCAGAACTATGGGCTGCGAGCCAAGAGAAAAGTCAGGTACAGTGAAGATTATCTATATGACGTTGATTCACTAGAGGGTGAAAAAGTAAATGAGAGGAAAGAATGGCTTCCAGGTGGTTCcaaagaagaagatgatgatgaatgGTGtcccaaaaagagaagaaaagtaaccCGTAAGGAGCCTCCTGTTATTATCAAATACATCATCATCAATCGCTTTAAAGGTGAGAAGAACATGCTGGTGAAGTTGGGAAGGGTAGATTCCAGTGAGACAACAGTGAATTTGAGTGAGAATCAGCTCAACAAATATGCCAAGCTTGCCCCCTTGAAGGGGTTCtggcagaagaagaaaaaacagagaaacagcAACACTGACTCCAACAAGATACCCTTatgccaaaaacaaaactttgaacCAGGTAGCTTTGAGGTGTCATTTCTGCCACCTGCTCGAAAACGAAAATCTAAACTTGGCAATAGGCACAGGATTCAAAGAATCCCATCTGTGGAAACTTCAGCAAGTAGTAAGCAGATATCACTCTGCAGTGATCAGAAGCAAGGTAGTGCTCGTAAAGAAGACGGAGGCCTGAAAGGTACTCTGAAGTCAACTCCTTTGGCTGTACCCAGCTGTGCAAATGGATTGCATTTAAATGATGTCACAGGCCCTGACTCAGTAAAAGTCAAAGCCCAAGATGCAGGATTTAAGGGGCCAGAAAGGAAAGTGCTcaacaaaatcaaatttaaaagtgAAGCCAGGTTAAAATccaagaaaatcaaagctgggcAAGAAAATAAACCAATTGTTCAAATGAGCCCCCTTTTGGAAGATCAGTCCTCTATGGCTAATTTAAAGAATGAGCCTATTCCTGGGACCTCAAACAGCTCTCATCTATCTGAATTTCATGAGGCAAAGGTTTCTAAGAATTCTACTTTCTTACCAGCCACCTGTTCTTCTGAAATGCCTCTATCATCTGCTGATGTTGCCAACAACATACCTGTAATCCCTGGAGGGTATCTACAGACATTGTTAGATGCTTCTGATTTGTCAAATAATACTGGTATATCATACTTTACTCACCATTCTCCAGAGCAAAATGAAGGCAGCCTCACTCAAACGGAAAAATCTTTTGTGCCTCTCCAGCCTGTCCAGGACTGTGTGCTTTCCGCATCCTCTGAGTCTGAGCTGCAGCAGTCATCCCAAAACTTCAAAATAGAATCAAGCAACTATGGAAATGTGTGGCCCAACAAGCCTACTTCTGGCCCCCCAGAATTCATGGCTGAAGTTTCAAGGGAGATAGCTCCAACCCAATCTAATGAATTTGGAGTCTCCCAAGTAGTCTCCATGGGAAATAACCTCACAGCTACAACATACAATCGAATCTGCCTCAATAGTAGTGGCAGTAATTGCAACAAGGTCTTATATGCCTCTGTGCAAGACACCCAACTCCCATCTGATGACTCTTATCAATTATGTCACTTTAATAATGGAGAGATATGCTTTCCTTTCCAGCAGGGCCCAGCCAATATGGATGATGATCGGCTCTTTAGCTTTGATTCAATGGCCCCACTCTCTGTCAACTCAAGCAGTTATTGCTCCTTAAGCTTGAAATCCTGTGAAaaggatggtgatgatgatattACTGATGACTTCCTAGCCCATTGCAGCCCCAAGCTGGTGATCCAGCAGAGTATTGATGAGATAACACCATTAAAGGAGTCTACTGACCTCTTGGATATCTCCAACTTCACTCCTGACAAATTCCGCCACTCATCTCTCTCAGAGATGTCCCCACCTGACACCCCTAGTCTTTCCCCTCAAATTACCAGATGTGAGAGTATCAAGATGCTAGGAACACTGAAGGAGTTCCAAGAGGGCATCCCAGGATCGTTGGGCAATATGGAGAAAACCAAATGGGACTGCAGTACCCTTTCACAGCAGGTTCAAGTGAATGATGGATTTGCTTTAAATAACCATCAGTTTCAGTTCCATATGTTCAATGATGAGGATTCTGTCAGCCTGCTCCAAAAAACTCCTTGCCTATCAGCATTTAATGATCCATCTGGTCAAATGAGTACTAACAACAAAATgtcaaaatcaagaaagaaaagttcaCCCAGCAAGAGTGTGGCTATGAACCAAAGCTCTTCTCAGAAAAACACCAGGAAAAAATCTCTCAAAGCCAACAACAAAGGGATTGAAAAGCCACCTGGCAAAACCTCCCGCCAGGCCCCTAAGTCGACGAAGAAAGGGAAATACATGGCTGCAATTAATggagagaaaatgcaaattggCATTGGCCGTGGGGGAGGCCAAATCAACAGCATGTCCTCCACAGAGAAGACATTGGACGAATGTATCCAACATGGTAGCCCTGTGGCCTCCATGAAGATACCAAGTCAAAAAGGACTTTCTGGAGATTGGACTTTGGGGAAGGAGAGCAGCTCAGCCTGGAGCGACCTGAACATGGGCACCAACACCAATAACCTCCTTGATGATGACCAACGGGAATTTCAGGAGCCTTCCTATATCTTATCCAACATCGCCTCTG GGATTCCGACTACAATCTCCTAA